The following are encoded in a window of Oncorhynchus kisutch isolate 150728-3 unplaced genomic scaffold, Okis_V2 scaffold2138, whole genome shotgun sequence genomic DNA:
- the LOC116369297 gene encoding L-rhamnose-binding lectin CSL3-like has translation MCILRLTVVTLLATACCTLTDGAISITCEGSDALLQCDGGKIHIKRANYGRRQHDVCSIGRPDNQLTDTNCLSQSSTSKMAERCGGKSECIVPASNFVFGDPCVGTYKYLDTKYSCVQQQETSQSLNVC, from the exons TGCTGGCTACAGCTTGCTGCACACTAACAGAtggag CAATCAGCATCACGTGTGAAGGCTCTGATGCTTTACTGCAATGTG aTGGAGGTAAGATCCATATCAAGCGTGCGAACTACGGTCGTCGTCAACACGATGTTTGTTCTATTGGGCGCCCTGATAACCAACTCACCGACACCAACTGCCTCAGCCAATCCTCCACCAGCAAGATGGCAGAAAG ATGCGGTGGGAAGAGCGAGTGTATTGTCCCTGCATCCAATTTCGTTTTTGGAGACCCCTGTGTCGGGACTTATAAGTACCTGGACACCAAATACTCCTGTGTCCAACAGCAAGAAACAAGTCAGTCTCTGAATGTGTGCTAA